In a single window of the Nicotiana tomentosiformis chromosome 10, ASM39032v3, whole genome shotgun sequence genome:
- the LOC104091205 gene encoding uncharacterized protein has product MYYVVSYKWPQCLLLSLGYTTGGFNVYFVGEPKYDEQFNPIAHSQEVKVYDICNRVWWEDLPKLKAPMPNPFVFFLNGLLYVLSTGMLYEQPHFEMLDINNLSRGWVSLSNPSFISNHVIPSNHTTIIDYSKKMLYVRLVEWSYCDCSSDLYGYSVHDHKWHAFRIFMSEENITSSVPMPDDEPSPLTYDDYPSPTSESSNQSEHDDERSPLTYHDEPSPLTARTGNLLKASWSNGCVIVDNHLYRFQMLRYPKEELRAILIIRDLEHEIEVYNNAVELDYVDAMHFPDDPPIGGCWEVDISHIVQEDVLRDLYSCGKLVYIGKSNSCLRFSLVISYACRFRPKITNHVCTCTFDLEVKCDKATAVGESSTVSFIAKPISCKSHNINMDTCLFSCKELYGNDDL; this is encoded by the coding sequence ATGTACTATGTTGTGTCCTACAAATGGCCACAGTGTCTTTTGTTGAGTCTGGGATATACTACTGGTGGCTTTAATGTGTACTTTGTTGGTGAGCCCAAATATGATGAGCAATTTAATCCCATAGCTCACTCACAGGAAGTCAAAGTTTATGATATTTGCAATAGGGTATGGTGGGAAGACTTGCCAAAGTTGAAAGCTCCCATGCCCAATCCGTTTGTGTTTTTCCTTAATGGGCTGCTTTATGTGCTTTCTACTGGTATGTTATATGAGCAACCACACTTCGAGATGCTGGATATAAATAATCTTTCTCGAGGATGGGTTTCGCTATCTAATCCCTCTTTTATTAGCAACCATGTAATACCCTCAAACCACACTACCATTATTGACTACTCCAAGAAGATGCTATACGTAAGGTTGGTTGAATGGTCTTATTGTGATTGCTCGTCAGATCTTTATGGTTACAGCGTGCATGATCACAAGTGGCACGCTTTCCGAATTTTCATGTCCGAAGAAAACATAACCTCTTCTGTCCCTATGCCTGATGACGAGCCGAGTCCTTTGACATATGATGACTATCCGAGTCCCACGTCTGAATCCTCAAACCAATCAGAACATGATGACGAGCGGAGTCCTTTGACATATCATGACGAGCCGAGTCCTTTGACAGCTCGCACGGGTAATCTATTGAAAGCCAGTTGGTCGAATGGCTGTGTAATTGTAGACAATCACTTGTACAGATTTCAGATGTTACGGTACCCTAAAGAAGAACTACGTGCTATTCTGATCATTCGTGATTTGGAGCATGAAATAGAGGTATACAATAATGCAGTCGAGCTCGATTATGTGGATGCTATGCATTTTCCCGATGATCCACCCATCGGAGGGTGCTGGGAGGTTGATATCTCTCACATTGTTCAGGAAGATGTGCTTCGTGATCTCTATTCTTGTGGCAAGCTAGTTTATATAGGCAAGAGTAATTCATGCCTAAGGTTTTCTTTGGTTATCTCGTACGCTTGTAGGTTTCGTCCTAAAATTACTAATCATGTGTGTACATGCACGTTTGACTTGGAAGTGAAATGCGATAAAGCAACTGCAGTTGGAGAGAGTTCAACTGTATCATTCATTGCCAAACCCATTTCCTGCAAATCCCACAATATAAATATGGATACATGCCTGTTTTCTTGCAAAGAGTTAT